The DNA region CGCGATCTTCCAGGCCCGGGCGGCCATCGCGAACGGCGTGATCACCGCCCGTTGCCGCCGGCCCCGGCGTTCCGGCAGCCAGTTGCGCGATGCGCCTCTCGGCCTCCGGCAGCGACAGATAGAACGTCGTGCCCGCGCCTTCTTTCGATTCCGCCCACACGCGTCCGCCATGCCGCTCCACCACGCGGCGCACGAGCGCGAGGCCGATGCCCTCGCCCGCCGCGACATTGCCGTGCAATCGCTGAAACGCATTGAATAGCCGCGGCAACGCAACCGCGGGAATACCGAGCCCGTTGTCCCTCACATAGAAAATCCGCAGCGAATGCACACCCGGCGGCGCCGGCGTCGTACCGATCTCGATCCTGCCCTCGCGTGACGGATCGAGGTAATTCACCGCGTTGCCGATCAGGTTCGCGAACACCTGCTCCAGCGCGGTGGGGTCGCCCCACACCGCGGGCAATTCGTGCACGTCGACGCGCGCGCGCCGCGCCCGGATCGAGCCTTGCATCGCATCGATCACGCGCGGCACGATATCGCGCACCTCGACTTTCTGTTGCCGGTACTCCACCCGGCCGACGCGCGACAGCCGCAACAGCGCGTCGATGATGTGCGAGGCACGCAGCACCGCCGTCTGCAGATAGTGGAGCGCTTCGCCGATATCCTCGTCGATCACCCGTTCGATGCGCTGCCGCGTCTCGGCCGCGAGCGACGACTCGCGCACCGCGACGCGCAGCTCGTCGCACGCGCGGATCAGTTCCTTCGAAAAGCCTTGCAGGTTCACGAGCGGCGCGCGCAGATCGTGCGACACGCTGTAAATGAACATCTCGTTTTCCTGGGTCTGCTGGCGCAGGGTCTCGTTGATCCGCGCGAGTTCGCCGGTGCGCCGCGCCAGGTCGGCCCGGAAGCGGGCCTGGATGCGCTCGGCTTCGAGCAGGCGGCGGCTGGTCTCGCGCAAGGTCAGATCGAGGCGCGCGATTTCGTCGTGCCCCGAGCCGATCGGCGCCAGCGGTTCGTTGCCCGCGAGACGCCCGGCGTTGTCCGCGAGCAGCGCGAGCCGGCCGCGCACGCCGCGCGTGAACAACCAGACGGCCAGCGCGACGAACAGCAGGGAGCCGAACACGGCCGCGACCACGAGGGTCTGCTGCCGCTCGCGCGCAGCGTCGGCGGCACTCGAACGCAGCGTGTCGAGCCGCCGCTCTTCAGCCTGGAACGCGGCGAGTTGCTGGCGAAACCGGTCGAGCACATCGGTCGAGGCGAGCTCGCGCAATCGCGTCAGCACGTCGCGCCGCCGGCCGGAATGCAGCATGTCCTGAATGCGATCCGACCATTGCCGGTAGGCTTGCACAGACTGACGCACCTGAGCCACGCGTTCGACCTGGGCGGGATTGTCGGCGACCAGTTCGGCCAGTTGATCGATGCGCCGGTCCACGTCCATCCACACCGTCACCGGCGTCGCGAAACGGGTGTCGTTGGCGAGCACCGCGCCGCGCAGCGCCACGGACTCGCCCAGCACCGGCTCGAGAATCGCGGTGGTCTGACGCAGCACGTCTTCGCTATGAATCGCCCAGCGCT from Paraburkholderia aromaticivorans includes:
- a CDS encoding sensor histidine kinase, which codes for MRLTTKGLLLIAIPAVFELALLSGLVMAQSDATLAERWAIHSEDVLRQTTAILEPVLGESVALRGAVLANDTRFATPVTVWMDVDRRIDQLAELVADNPAQVERVAQVRQSVQAYRQWSDRIQDMLHSGRRRDVLTRLRELASTDVLDRFRQQLAAFQAEERRLDTLRSSAADAARERQQTLVVAAVFGSLLFVALAVWLFTRGVRGRLALLADNAGRLAGNEPLAPIGSGHDEIARLDLTLRETSRRLLEAERIQARFRADLARRTGELARINETLRQQTQENEMFIYSVSHDLRAPLVNLQGFSKELIRACDELRVAVRESSLAAETRQRIERVIDEDIGEALHYLQTAVLRASHIIDALLRLSRVGRVEYRQQKVEVRDIVPRVIDAMQGSIRARRARVDVHELPAVWGDPTALEQVFANLIGNAVNYLDPSREGRIEIGTTPAPPGVHSLRIFYVRDNGLGIPAVALPRLFNAFQRLHGNVAAGEGIGLALVRRVVERHGGRVWAESKEGAGTTFYLSLPEAERRIAQLAAGTPGPAATGGDHAVRDGRPGLEDRDRTSGSARGDGSAGGGAAPHVAAGAGRGVSTP